A single genomic interval of Zingiber officinale cultivar Zhangliang chromosome 4A, Zo_v1.1, whole genome shotgun sequence harbors:
- the LOC121969730 gene encoding glucan endo-1,3-beta-glucosidase 10-like — MALAARSLFALFLAVVAGFAVPAVATSASMVGVNYGRVADNIPPLEKGPSIVASIGVGRVRIYDADPHVLHAFANTGIEVIVTLPDRCLPSMATDPNEALVWVRANIQPYLPATKIAAVMVGNEILNNANDTDYALARCLVPTMENIHSALASLSLDGTVAVTTSHSLSVLAVPSYPPSAAVFRSELLPFIRPLIDFHARTDSPFFINAYPYFAYVKDSSQVALEYARLDPGAPSITDPGSGLCYTNLLHAQIDAVYHAIAAARGESAKRVMVWVSETGWPSAGDPNEIGATPENAGKYNSNLIRLVATNKGTPLMPGTPLRAYIFALFNENLKPGPTSERNYGLFKADGTPAYHLDIAVPLQNDPPSGEGSDEGSNDGSTLVPVGGSSGYFGFSSATGLRSHWQRKMKFLLAFAVLAVVVSN; from the exons ATGGCATTGGCCGCCAGGTCTCTGTTTGCGCTGTTCCTCGCCGTCGTCGCCGGGTTCGCCGTCCCTGCTGTCGCCACCTCTGCATCCATGGTGGGTGTTAATTATGGCCGCGTCGCCGACAACATCCCTCCTCTTGAGAAGGGTCCCAGTATTGTCGCCTCCATCGGCGTCGGCCGCGTCCGCATCTACGACGCCGACCCCCACGTCCTTCACGCCTTTGCTAACACAGGGATCGAGGTCATCGTCACCCTCCCCGACCGATGCCTCCCTTCGATGGCTACCGATCCAAACGAAGCCCTTGTGTGGGTGCGTGCTAACATCCAGCCTTACCTCCCAGCCACCAAGATCGCTGCCGTGATGGTTGGCAACGAGATTCTCAACAACGCCAACGACACCGACTACGCGCTTGCCCGCTGCCTCGTCCCCACCATGGAGAACATCCACTCCGCCCTCGCCTCCCTTAGCCTCGACGGTACCGTCGCCGTCACCACCTCCCACTCCCTTTCCGTCCTCGCCGTCCCTTCTTATCCGCCTTCTGCCGCCGTGTTTCGCAGCGAGCTCCTCCCCTTCATCCGCCCGCTCATCGACTTCCACGCACGCACCGACTCCCCGTTCTTCATCAACGCCTACCCGTACTTCGCATACGTGAAGGATAGCTCCCAGGTGGCGCTAGAATACGCCCGCCTAGATCCTGGCGCCCCCAGCATCACCGACCCCGGATCTGGCCTCTGCTACACCAATCTGCTCCACGCCCAAATCGACGCCGTCTACCACGCTATCGCCGCAGCCAGGGGCGAGAGCGCAAAGCGGGTCATGGTGTGGGTTTCGGAGACAGGCTGGCCGTCCGCCGGCGACCCCAATGAGATTGGGGCAACACCGGAGAACGCGGGCAAATACAACTCTAACCTGATCCGGCTGGTAGCCACCAACAAGGGCACGCCACTGATGCCCGGGACGCCGCTCCGGGCTTACATATTCGCGCTCTTCAACGAGAACCTGAAGCCAGGTCCGACCTCGGAGCGGAACTACGGCCTGTTCAAGGCCGACGGCACGCCCGCCTACCATCTCGACATCGCAGTGCCGCTGCAGAACGACCCACCCTCTGGAGAAGGTTCGGACGAAGGATCCAACGATGGTTCGACATTGGTGCCCGTCGGCGGGTCCTCTGGatacttcggcttctcgtccgcAACG GGGCTGCGATCGCATTGGCAGCGGAAAATGAAGTTTCTTTTAGCATTCGCGGTGCTCGCAGTGGTCGTCTCCAATTAG